From the genome of Haemophilus parainfluenzae, one region includes:
- a CDS encoding ComEA family DNA-binding protein, which produces MKSLKSLLTLTSLALAVSGSALATNTAVLPTKEDVVTNSKSMVESTKADMKNAANDKLKSMTDSASSTKSIALDKVKEVKEKATSAKDAVKEKASELKEKATENNQASMKDKATEKLNSVKESAKEKASEAKTKSADKVKEVKEKATSTKESAKEKVASSAKVNINKADAETLQKLSGIGEKKAQAIIDYRNKVGKIKNAAELSNIDGIGEATIEKITPFLSF; this is translated from the coding sequence ATGAAATCTTTAAAATCACTTTTAACATTAACATCACTTGCATTAGCCGTATCTGGTTCTGCATTGGCAACGAATACTGCCGTATTGCCAACAAAAGAAGATGTTGTAACAAATTCAAAATCCATGGTTGAAAGCACAAAAGCTGATATGAAAAATGCAGCAAATGATAAGCTTAAATCAATGACAGATAGTGCAAGTTCAACAAAATCAATTGCATTAGATAAAGTAAAAGAGGTTAAAGAAAAAGCGACTTCTGCAAAAGATGCGGTAAAAGAGAAAGCATCAGAGCTAAAAGAAAAAGCAACTGAGAATAATCAAGCATCCATGAAAGACAAAGCCACTGAAAAATTAAATTCAGTGAAAGAGAGTGCGAAAGAAAAAGCGTCTGAGGCAAAAACAAAATCAGCAGATAAAGTAAAAGAAGTGAAAGAAAAAGCGACTTCAACAAAAGAATCAGCAAAAGAGAAAGTGGCTTCTTCTGCAAAAGTAAACATCAATAAAGCAGATGCAGAAACTCTACAAAAACTTTCAGGTATTGGTGAGAAAAAAGCACAAGCGATTATTGATTACCGTAACAAAGTGGGCAAAATCAAAAACGCTGCCGAACTTTCAAATATTGACGGTATCGGTGAAGCCACAATTGAGAAAATCACACCATTCTTAAGTTTCTAA
- a CDS encoding Bax inhibitor-1/YccA family protein encodes MQSRIVVNSQEESLLSTHKVLRNTYFLLGLTMAFSAVVAYISMSLNLPYPNLIVLLVGFYGLLFVTNRLANSAWGILAAFAFTGFMGYTIGPILNMYVARGMEDLIMLAFAGTAIVFFACSAYVLTTKKDMSFLSTAIFSLFIVLLLGIVASFFFQIPALAVGISALFVVFSTMTILYETSNIIHGGETNYIRATVSIYVSIYNLFISLLRLLSIFSSDD; translated from the coding sequence ATGCAATCTCGCATTGTTGTTAATTCACAGGAAGAATCACTACTGAGCACACATAAAGTGCTACGTAATACCTATTTCTTATTGGGATTAACGATGGCATTTTCGGCAGTTGTTGCTTATATCTCTATGAGCTTAAATTTGCCTTATCCTAACCTTATCGTGTTACTTGTGGGTTTCTACGGTTTACTTTTCGTGACAAACCGCTTAGCAAATAGTGCATGGGGAATCTTAGCTGCATTCGCGTTTACTGGGTTTATGGGTTATACCATCGGGCCAATTTTAAACATGTATGTGGCGAGAGGAATGGAAGATTTAATTATGCTTGCATTCGCAGGTACAGCAATCGTCTTCTTTGCGTGTTCAGCTTATGTGCTCACTACGAAGAAAGATATGTCTTTCCTTTCTACCGCAATTTTCTCATTATTTATCGTGTTATTGTTAGGAATTGTGGCAAGTTTCTTCTTCCAAATTCCAGCATTAGCGGTAGGGATCAGTGCATTGTTTGTGGTGTTCTCAACAATGACAATCCTTTATGAAACCAGCAATATTATTCACGGTGGCGAAACAAACTATATTCGTGCAACGGTGAGTATTTATGTATCAATTTACAACTTATTTATTAGCTTATTGAGATTACTTTCTATCTTCTCAAGCGATGACTAG
- a CDS encoding transposase, with translation MSYSYQFRLKIIKLVTEQDYGIREVAKLHQISHALVIYWLKAFRERGLDGVKSPYTNLQTPKVVKPKMKKKGIEIPKTTDFSPKAFKKLQRELALARAEIAYLNFFVAVMLHGVNWQCSGR, from the coding sequence ATGTCCTACTCTTATCAATTTCGTTTGAAAATTATCAAACTCGTCACCGAACAGGATTATGGTATCCGTGAGGTGGCTAAACTTCATCAAATTTCCCATGCGCTCGTCATTTATTGGCTAAAAGCATTTCGGGAAAGAGGGCTTGATGGCGTAAAATCGCCTTATACAAACCTTCAAACACCGAAAGTAGTGAAGCCAAAGATGAAAAAGAAAGGCATTGAAATTCCAAAAACCACAGACTTTTCACCTAAAGCGTTTAAAAAGTTACAACGAGAGCTCGCCTTGGCTCGTGCGGAGATTGCTTACCTAAATTTTTTTGTCGCGGTTATGTTGCACGGGGTTAACTGGCAATGTTCAGGGCGATAG
- a CDS encoding redoxin family protein, protein MKKLLSIFLMAFSLNTFAQTNLSDVQLKDLNNQPVTLSQYKGKPVYVKMWASWCPICLAGLAEIDDLSAEKDRNFEVITIVSPDHKGEKGTADFIEWYKGLEYKNIKVLLDENGEIIDRVHVRGYPFNLFLDADLNVKKTVPGHLGAEQIRVFVEK, encoded by the coding sequence ATGAAAAAACTACTATCAATATTTTTAATGGCATTCAGCCTAAACACTTTTGCACAAACCAATTTGTCGGATGTGCAACTCAAAGATTTAAACAATCAGCCAGTTACTTTAAGCCAGTATAAAGGCAAACCTGTGTATGTAAAAATGTGGGCATCTTGGTGTCCGATCTGTTTGGCAGGATTAGCTGAAATTGATGATTTAAGTGCGGAAAAAGATCGCAATTTTGAAGTGATTACCATTGTTTCGCCGGATCACAAAGGCGAAAAAGGCACTGCTGATTTTATTGAGTGGTACAAAGGGCTAGAATATAAAAATATTAAAGTCTTGCTAGATGAAAATGGTGAAATTATTGATCGTGTTCATGTTCGAGGTTATCCGTTTAATCTATTTTTAGATGCTGATTTAAATGTGAAGAAGACGGTGCCAGGGCATTTAGGAGCTGAACAAATCCGAGTGTTTGTTGAAAAATAA
- a CDS encoding cytochrome c biogenesis protein CcdA, with the protein MLDQQLLIGTVFLAGLASFLSPCIFPIIPIYFGILSKGGKKVLNTFLFILGLSLTFVSLGFSFGFLGNILFSNTTRIIAGVIVIILGIHQLGIFKIGLLERTKLVEIKTSGKSTALEAFVLGLTFSLGWTPCIGPILASVLALSGDEGSALYGASMMFIYVLGLATPFVLFSFFSDSLLKRAKGLNKHLDKFKIVGGVLIIVMGILLITNNFS; encoded by the coding sequence ATGTTAGATCAACAACTCCTTATTGGAACTGTATTTTTAGCGGGGCTTGCTTCTTTTCTGTCGCCTTGTATTTTCCCGATTATTCCAATTTATTTTGGTATTTTGAGTAAAGGTGGTAAAAAAGTCCTAAATACTTTTTTATTTATTTTAGGGCTTTCCCTTACATTTGTCAGTTTAGGCTTTAGTTTTGGCTTTTTAGGGAATATTTTATTTAGTAACACCACCCGCATTATCGCTGGCGTTATCGTGATTATTTTGGGCATTCATCAACTTGGCATTTTCAAAATTGGTTTGTTGGAACGCACGAAATTGGTTGAAATCAAAACATCAGGAAAATCGACCGCACTTGAGGCATTTGTGCTTGGTTTAACCTTTAGTCTTGGTTGGACACCTTGTATTGGCCCGATTCTGGCTTCTGTGTTAGCGTTATCAGGCGATGAAGGTTCTGCACTTTATGGTGCATCAATGATGTTCATTTATGTCTTGGGGCTTGCAACTCCGTTTGTATTGTTTTCGTTCTTCTCTGACAGCTTGCTCAAACGTGCTAAAGGGTTAAATAAACACTTAGATAAATTTAAAATCGTTGGCGGTGTTTTAATTATCGTGATGGGCATTTTATTGATTACGAATAATTTTTCGTAA
- the msrAB gene encoding bifunctional peptide-methionine (S)-S-oxide reductase MsrA/peptide-methionine (R)-S-oxide reductase MsrB, with amino-acid sequence MKLSKTFLFITALCCATPTLAIQNSTSSGEQKMAMENTQNIREIYLAGGCFWGMEAYMERIHGVKDAISGYANGNTEKTSYQMIGVTDHAETVKVTYDANQISLDKLLKYYFKVIDPTSVNKQGNDRGRQYRTGIYYQDGADKAVIEQALAQLQTKYKKPVQIEVQPLKNYIVAEEYHQDYLKKNPNGYCHIDITKADEPVIDEKDYPKPSDAELKAKLTPLQYSVTQNKHTERSFSNEYWDNFQPGIYVDVTTGEPVFSSNDKFESGCGWPSFTKPIAKEVVHYQTDNSFNMQRTEVLSRAGNAHLGHVFDDGPKDKGGLRYCINSASIKFIPLAEMEKAGYGYLIQSIKN; translated from the coding sequence ATGAAACTATCAAAAACATTTCTATTTATTACCGCACTTTGTTGTGCTACACCAACTTTAGCAATACAAAATTCAACATCATCTGGAGAACAAAAAATGGCAATGGAAAATACGCAAAATATTCGTGAAATTTATCTTGCTGGTGGCTGTTTTTGGGGTATGGAAGCATATATGGAGCGTATTCACGGCGTGAAAGATGCGATTTCTGGCTATGCCAATGGTAATACGGAGAAAACTAGTTATCAGATGATTGGGGTAACCGATCATGCAGAAACGGTAAAAGTCACTTACGATGCAAACCAAATTTCGTTAGATAAATTGCTTAAATATTATTTTAAAGTGATTGATCCAACCAGCGTAAATAAACAAGGTAACGATCGTGGTAGACAATATCGCACAGGGATTTATTATCAAGATGGGGCAGATAAAGCGGTGATCGAACAAGCACTCGCCCAGCTTCAAACCAAATATAAAAAACCAGTGCAAATTGAGGTGCAACCACTTAAAAATTACATCGTAGCAGAAGAATATCATCAAGATTATTTGAAGAAAAACCCAAATGGTTATTGCCATATTGATATTACCAAAGCTGATGAACCCGTGATTGACGAGAAAGATTATCCGAAACCGAGTGATGCAGAACTCAAAGCGAAATTGACACCGTTGCAATATTCCGTCACTCAAAATAAACATACTGAACGCTCTTTTAGTAATGAATATTGGGATAATTTCCAACCAGGTATTTATGTTGATGTCACCACAGGCGAGCCTGTTTTTTCTTCAAATGATAAATTTGAATCGGGTTGTGGCTGGCCGAGTTTTACGAAACCAATAGCGAAAGAGGTGGTGCATTATCAAACGGATAATAGTTTTAATATGCAACGTACCGAAGTGTTAAGTCGTGCGGGCAACGCCCATCTAGGACACGTTTTTGACGATGGTCCGAAAGATAAAGGTGGTTTGCGTTATTGCATTAACAGTGCATCAATTAAATTTATTCCGTTAGCCGAAATGGAAAAGGCAGGGTACGGATATTTGATTCAATCGATTAAAAACTAA
- the sfsA gene encoding DNA/RNA nuclease SfsA has product MQLPTLQSAKLIRRYKRFLTDIELPNGEVVTIHCANTGAMTGCGEKGDTVWYSHSDSQTRKYPHSWELTQLVNGQLVCINTHRSNQLVFEALQNKQIKELAMYDEIYPEVKYGEENSRIDFLLKGEGLPDCYVEVKSITFVKGTLGMFPDAVTTRGQKHVRELLAMKKQGHRAVVLFAGLHDGFDRFKIAEFVDPEYDRLLKDAKSQGVEAYAYAGKFDISDGIPTALSLTESVPYID; this is encoded by the coding sequence ATGCAACTCCCTACCCTACAATCTGCAAAATTAATTCGCCGCTATAAGCGTTTTTTGACTGATATTGAATTACCAAATGGTGAAGTGGTCACGATTCATTGTGCAAATACTGGTGCAATGACTGGCTGTGGTGAAAAAGGCGATACCGTTTGGTACTCTCATTCTGATAGCCAAACTCGCAAATATCCACACAGTTGGGAATTGACTCAATTAGTAAATGGCCAACTTGTTTGCATTAACACACACAGATCCAACCAGCTAGTCTTTGAAGCCTTGCAAAATAAACAAATCAAAGAACTCGCTATGTATGATGAAATTTATCCTGAAGTGAAATATGGTGAAGAAAATAGCCGTATCGACTTCTTACTTAAAGGTGAGGGTTTGCCAGATTGTTATGTTGAAGTGAAATCAATCACCTTTGTAAAAGGCACATTAGGGATGTTTCCCGATGCGGTGACTACTCGTGGACAAAAACATGTTCGTGAGCTTTTAGCCATGAAAAAACAAGGACATCGCGCCGTTGTTCTCTTTGCTGGATTACATGATGGCTTCGATCGTTTTAAAATCGCTGAGTTTGTGGATCCTGAATATGATCGCCTTTTAAAAGACGCAAAATCTCAGGGCGTTGAAGCTTATGCTTATGCGGGAAAATTTGACATTTCAGATGGCATTCCGACCGCACTTTCTCTCACAGAAAGTGTACCTTACATCGATTAA
- the tyrS gene encoding tyrosine--tRNA ligase, with the protein MTDINTVLAELKRGTDEILSEADLIEKLKENRPLKIKLGADPTAPDIHLGHTVVLNKLRQFQQLGHEVYFLIGDFTGMVGDPSGKNTTRPPLSREDVLRNAETYKEQIYKILDPQKTKIVFNSEWLGKLGTEGMIRLASNYTVARMLERDDFKKRFGNNQPIAIHEFIYPLLQGHDSVALEADVELGGTDQKFNLLVGRELQKSAGQKPQVAITLPLLVGLDGEKKMSKSLGNYIGVTDAPSDMFGKIMSISDELMWDWYNLLSFRPLTEIAELKAEVENGKNPRDVKILLAKEIIARFHDEAAAGAAEQEFINRFQKGAMPDEMPEFTFEGEIGLATLLKEAGLVPSTSEAIRSAKQGGVKINGEKVEDMKANAPKGTNVYQVGKRKFARVTIA; encoded by the coding sequence ATGACTGATATTAATACCGTTCTCGCAGAACTAAAACGCGGTACTGATGAGATTCTTTCTGAAGCGGATTTAATCGAAAAACTAAAAGAAAATCGCCCACTTAAAATTAAACTTGGTGCAGACCCTACTGCTCCAGATATTCACTTAGGGCATACCGTGGTATTAAACAAACTTCGTCAATTCCAACAATTGGGCCACGAAGTCTATTTCTTAATCGGTGATTTCACTGGTATGGTCGGTGACCCATCGGGTAAAAATACCACTCGCCCACCGCTTAGCCGCGAAGATGTGCTTCGCAATGCAGAAACCTATAAAGAACAGATATACAAAATTCTAGACCCACAAAAAACGAAAATCGTATTCAACTCTGAATGGTTGGGTAAATTGGGTACTGAAGGGATGATCCGTTTAGCAAGTAACTACACCGTAGCGCGTATGCTAGAACGTGATGACTTCAAAAAACGTTTTGGTAACAACCAACCTATCGCAATTCACGAATTTATTTATCCTTTATTACAAGGTCATGACTCTGTTGCTTTAGAAGCAGACGTTGAACTTGGTGGTACTGACCAAAAATTTAACTTACTTGTTGGTCGTGAATTACAAAAATCAGCTGGTCAGAAACCACAAGTAGCGATTACGCTTCCATTACTTGTTGGTTTAGACGGTGAGAAGAAAATGTCTAAATCATTAGGTAACTACATCGGCGTGACAGATGCACCAAGCGATATGTTCGGTAAAATTATGTCGATCTCGGATGAATTAATGTGGGATTGGTACAACTTACTTTCTTTCCGTCCACTCACTGAAATTGCTGAATTAAAAGCAGAAGTGGAAAATGGTAAAAACCCACGTGATGTGAAGATTTTATTAGCCAAAGAAATCATTGCACGTTTCCATGATGAAGCAGCGGCAGGGGCGGCTGAACAAGAATTTATTAACCGTTTCCAAAAAGGTGCAATGCCGGATGAAATGCCTGAATTCACCTTTGAAGGCGAAATTGGTTTAGCAACCTTATTAAAAGAAGCAGGACTAGTTCCCTCTACTTCTGAAGCGATTCGCTCAGCGAAGCAAGGTGGTGTAAAAATCAATGGCGAAAAAGTCGAAGACATGAAAGCCAATGCACCAAAAGGCACGAATGTTTACCAAGTCGGTAAACGTAAGTTTGCACGCGTAACCATCGCATAA
- a CDS encoding aminoimidazole riboside kinase — MSQKIWVTGDAVVDLIPDGENHYLRCAGGAPANVAVGVARLGSPSAFIGRVGNDPLGQFMQDTLNAENVNTQHMILDPQHRTSTVVVGLDNGERSFTFMVNPSADQFLQASDLPPFQQGEWLHCCSIALINNPSREATFEAIRRIKAAGGFFSFDPNLRESLWSSLEEMKTVVMEAVALADVLKFSEEELTLLTNTDSLEKAFEKVTALYPKKLIIVTLGKDGALYHLEGKKDVIAGKALQPIDTTGAGDAFVGGLLAGLSQHPNWKENDVLVQIIRQANACGALATTAKGAMSALPNKAQLAAFLAN; from the coding sequence ATGAGCCAAAAAATCTGGGTAACAGGCGATGCGGTTGTCGATCTTATTCCTGACGGTGAAAATCATTATTTACGTTGTGCCGGTGGCGCCCCTGCAAATGTGGCTGTTGGCGTGGCACGATTAGGCAGCCCGAGTGCCTTTATTGGTCGCGTAGGTAACGATCCCCTTGGCCAATTTATGCAAGACACCTTAAATGCGGAAAATGTGAATACACAACATATGATTTTAGATCCGCAACATCGTACCTCTACGGTTGTGGTTGGTTTAGATAATGGCGAACGCAGCTTTACCTTTATGGTAAACCCAAGTGCGGATCAGTTCCTACAAGCTAGCGATTTACCGCCTTTCCAACAAGGTGAATGGCTACATTGCTGCTCTATTGCGCTGATTAATAATCCATCTCGCGAAGCCACCTTTGAAGCAATTCGTCGTATTAAAGCTGCTGGTGGTTTCTTCTCTTTTGATCCAAATCTACGTGAATCACTTTGGTCAAGCTTAGAAGAAATGAAAACCGTGGTAATGGAAGCCGTTGCATTGGCTGACGTATTGAAATTCTCTGAAGAAGAATTAACGCTTTTAACCAATACTGATAGCCTTGAAAAAGCCTTTGAAAAAGTGACTGCACTTTATCCTAAAAAATTGATTATTGTGACCTTAGGTAAAGATGGGGCACTCTATCACTTAGAAGGTAAGAAAGATGTGATTGCTGGAAAAGCCTTACAACCGATTGATACAACAGGTGCAGGCGATGCCTTCGTCGGCGGCCTGCTTGCGGGTCTTTCACAGCATCCAAACTGGAAAGAAAATGATGTGCTTGTACAAATTATCCGTCAAGCTAATGCCTGCGGAGCCCTTGCTACGACAGCGAAAGGGGCGATGTCTGCGCTACCAAATAAAGCACAATTAGCAGCGTTCCTAGCCAACTAA
- a CDS encoding glycoside hydrolase family 32 protein: protein MIIFNNGKYKSILAAKKGELAEIAETVQKDKDFRPNYHIAPPTGLMNDPNGLIFDGEKYHLFYQWFPFDAIHGMKHWKHLITKDFQHYQLADDLIPCELFESHGCYSGGALKVGDKLAMFYTGNTRRPSDNQRVPYQNLAIFDLNGKLLSKRPLIENAPEGYTEHVRDPKPYFTEDGKIRFICGAQRENITGTAIIFEMDNLEDTPRLLGELSLPAFDNKNVFMWECPDLLKLRDKDVFIWSPQGKEREAHEFQNNYHATYAVGKLTDLTFEAEYISELDQGFDFYAPQTFAGLDNQTHAVLFGWIGLPDLTYPTDKFKWHSALTLPRELRLEGTKIYQHPIAKIDENLTALSALHLDEKADIANLDRAYLKFEANNQAFDLTFFQNEKGQSLRLSYENSLVCLDRSQSEQTELMKKFDTKRFCEVENLQTVEIFFDRSIIEIFFNQGEKAMTSRFFIENRENTISCSHPLDLMIGYLPAIQYDK from the coding sequence ATGATTATTTTCAATAATGGCAAATACAAAAGCATTCTAGCCGCAAAAAAAGGCGAGCTCGCAGAAATTGCTGAAACCGTACAAAAAGACAAAGATTTTCGACCAAACTATCATATTGCCCCACCAACTGGCTTAATGAATGATCCTAATGGTCTGATTTTTGATGGTGAAAAGTATCATCTGTTCTACCAATGGTTTCCATTCGATGCAATTCACGGGATGAAACATTGGAAGCATTTAATCACGAAAGATTTCCAACATTATCAATTGGCAGATGATCTCATTCCTTGCGAACTTTTTGAATCTCATGGATGCTATTCTGGTGGTGCTTTGAAAGTTGGTGATAAATTGGCCATGTTCTATACGGGCAATACCCGTCGCCCAAGTGATAATCAACGCGTGCCTTATCAAAATTTAGCGATTTTTGATCTTAATGGAAAATTGCTTAGCAAACGTCCATTAATTGAAAATGCACCAGAAGGTTATACAGAGCATGTTCGTGATCCTAAACCGTATTTTACTGAAGACGGAAAAATCCGTTTTATCTGTGGTGCACAGCGAGAAAACATCACGGGAACAGCCATTATTTTTGAAATGGACAATCTTGAAGATACGCCTCGTTTATTAGGTGAGCTTTCCTTGCCTGCTTTTGATAATAAAAACGTGTTTATGTGGGAATGCCCTGATCTATTGAAGCTCCGTGATAAAGATGTGTTTATTTGGTCACCACAGGGGAAAGAGCGTGAAGCACATGAATTCCAAAATAATTATCATGCGACTTATGCTGTGGGGAAATTAACGGATTTAACCTTTGAAGCAGAATATATTAGCGAATTAGATCAGGGCTTTGATTTCTACGCACCACAAACATTTGCTGGCTTAGATAACCAAACTCATGCCGTGCTTTTCGGTTGGATTGGTTTGCCAGATTTAACTTACCCAACAGATAAATTTAAATGGCATTCTGCTTTAACCTTACCAAGAGAATTGCGCTTAGAAGGGACAAAAATTTATCAACATCCGATTGCTAAAATAGACGAAAATCTAACCGCACTTTCAGCGCTTCATCTCGATGAAAAAGCGGATATTGCTAATTTAGATCGTGCGTATCTTAAATTTGAGGCAAATAACCAAGCCTTTGACTTAACCTTCTTCCAAAATGAAAAAGGACAATCATTACGACTTTCTTATGAAAATAGCTTGGTTTGCTTAGATCGCAGTCAAAGCGAACAAACCGAATTAATGAAAAAATTCGATACCAAACGCTTCTGCGAAGTTGAAAATCTACAAACTGTCGAAATTTTCTTTGATCGTTCAATTATTGAAATTTTCTTTAATCAGGGTGAAAAAGCAATGACATCAAGATTTTTCATTGAGAACAGAGAAAATACAATAAGCTGTAGCCATCCATTAGATTTAATGATTGGTTATTTACCTGCAATTCAATATGACAAATAA
- a CDS encoding MFS transporter gives MFVQQQNATPSNLVAFNFLLIAFLTGIASAFQTPTLSLYLSQEIQVSPFFVGLFYSVNAIIGIILSQILAKYSDKQDDRRKVMIVCCLIAVLGCLIFAYSRNYYVLIIIGTTLLGLGSSANPQSFALAREYAESSHREAVMFTTIMRTQISLAWIVGPPLSFFIALNWGFDYMYLVAGSAFLLCAGVSKLLPKIPRQSAVKNQEILDNTPPRKSVIYLFIANLLLWTCNSMYLINMPLFVINELHLNKELAGTLMGTAAGLEIPVMIFAGYLTQYFSKKRLMMIALVSGLAFYSSLLFAEQTWQLIGLQMLNAIFIGITATIGMVYFQDLMPTKMGTATTLFSNAAKSSWIIGGPIAGIIAEIWHYNSVFYVAVALIFISVGCMWKVKSV, from the coding sequence ATGTTTGTTCAACAACAAAACGCAACACCATCTAATCTTGTGGCGTTCAATTTTCTATTGATTGCCTTTTTAACGGGGATTGCCTCTGCCTTTCAAACGCCGACCTTGAGTTTATATCTCTCTCAAGAGATTCAAGTTTCACCTTTTTTTGTGGGCTTGTTCTATTCAGTTAATGCCATTATTGGCATTATCTTGAGCCAAATTCTCGCGAAATATTCTGATAAGCAAGATGACCGTCGCAAAGTGATGATTGTTTGCTGTTTAATTGCTGTGCTTGGCTGTCTAATTTTTGCTTATAGCCGAAATTATTATGTGTTAATTATTATCGGCACAACGCTATTAGGGCTAGGTTCATCCGCTAATCCGCAATCTTTTGCTTTAGCGCGAGAATATGCTGAAAGTAGTCATCGTGAAGCGGTGATGTTCACCACAATTATGCGAACTCAAATCTCATTGGCTTGGATTGTTGGGCCACCGCTTTCTTTTTTTATTGCGTTAAACTGGGGCTTTGATTACATGTATTTGGTGGCAGGTTCTGCCTTTTTACTGTGTGCAGGCGTCAGCAAATTATTGCCGAAAATTCCTCGTCAAAGTGCGGTTAAAAATCAAGAGATTTTAGACAATACGCCACCAAGAAAAAGTGTGATTTACTTGTTCATCGCTAATCTATTGCTTTGGACCTGTAACAGCATGTATCTCATTAATATGCCATTATTTGTGATTAATGAATTACATTTAAACAAAGAACTGGCGGGAACATTAATGGGGACGGCTGCGGGATTGGAAATTCCTGTAATGATATTTGCGGGCTATCTCACCCAATACTTCAGTAAAAAACGCTTAATGATGATTGCTTTAGTTTCAGGGCTCGCCTTCTATTCAAGTTTATTATTCGCTGAGCAAACTTGGCAGCTCATCGGATTGCAAATGCTTAATGCGATTTTTATCGGTATTACCGCTACCATTGGTATGGTGTATTTCCAAGACTTAATGCCCACTAAAATGGGCACTGCCACCACCTTATTTAGTAATGCAGCAAAAAGTAGCTGGATTATTGGAGGGCCTATTGCGGGTATTATTGCGGAAATTTGGCATTACAACTCTGTTTTTTATGTCGCTGTGGCACTAATTTTTATCAGCGTAGGCTGTATGTGGAAAGTCAAATCAGTTTAA